From Gossypium raimondii isolate GPD5lz chromosome 11, ASM2569854v1, whole genome shotgun sequence:
ttcatGAATGGATTATGGATGTGTTTGTATTAATCTAATATAAGACTTTACCACCCATACGTGATTACTGAGTTATACTATGTTTTTCTTGACATCATGTTTTTTtcaagattaaaatatattcatgttTTATTGGGTTGCAGATTTAGAATGGAAACTTATCTACGTCGGATCTGCAGAAGATGAGACTTACGATCAACTACTGGAGAGTGTACTTGTTGGACCTGTCAATGTTGGAAATTACCGTTTTGTACTACAGGCAATCTCAACCAACTCAGTTTTAGTTGCAGATTTGATGTATTTGTTTTAACTTCTTACCTTTGTCCTTGAATGTGTCACAGGCAGACCCACCAGACCCATCAAGGATCCGTGAAGAAGATATTATAGGTGTCACAGTGCTTCTCCTGACTTGTTCATATCTTGGCCAAGAGTTTATCCGAGTTGGCTACTATGTTAACAATGATTATGATGACGAGCAGCTTAGAGAGGAGCCTCCTCCAAAGGTCTTGATTGAGAAAGTCCAAAGAAATATTCTATCTGATAAGCCCAGGGTGACAAAGTTCCCCATAAATTTCCACCCTGAGAATGGTGGAAACGAAGAACCCCCTCCATCCGATCAACCTGTTGAAAATGTCGGAAATGAGGAAGTTCCTGCTTCACCAAATCAAAAAGAGGAGCAGGATCCTTAAAGTTACTCATTTACAGACATGGCTGTTATTCAAGATAGATAACCTGGTAACTATTTCGTGGATTGAACTTGAAATGTGAACCACAGTTTGACAAGGGACAAAGATGCATAATGAAGTAATGATTCAGAAATGCTGGGTTTGATttggttgtttttgtttgttaGAATTTACTGTTTCACTATGATGATTTGCTTAGGCACTTGAAAAAGTTACAATT
This genomic window contains:
- the LOC105803617 gene encoding histone chaperone ASF1B, with the protein product MSAVNITNVTVLDNPASFLSAFQFEISYECLTPLKDDLEWKLIYVGSAEDETYDQLLESVLVGPVNVGNYRFVLQADPPDPSRIREEDIIGVTVLLLTCSYLGQEFIRVGYYVNNDYDDEQLREEPPPKVLIEKVQRNILSDKPRVTKFPINFHPENGGNEEPPPSDQPVENVGNEEVPASPNQKEEQDP